The Diabrotica undecimpunctata isolate CICGRU chromosome 3, icDiaUnde3, whole genome shotgun sequence genome includes the window gtaaatacaaaaagcttttgtcttaatataaaaaccATTTTACTCTAGATCGAACTGTTTAGATTTTGTGAGCAATTGTCACTTTTCCAACCTCGATTACTCAAAAACAGTTAAAGATAGGAATAGAagattgaatataaattttatctagaatattcttagaaatcaaaagatataataatatacagggtgttgtatttaaaataagaaagttggtattggccactcttacacgacacgccctgtataaaaagattatattgaaaaaatgcacaacaaaaaacaaaaatcgacctgtacgaggatttcgtcaaaatatttttagttacaaaaatattgaatttatccgttactttaggACTCACATGTCGTATGGAAATAATCAACATTGACCACAccgggtttatttaaaaaaaatagcctcgataaaaacgtaaaataggtaaagtctatACGTTAGCAATTGTACAAaacccactattaccattagaaATATAGACTAGttagaaactttattttaaaactagaacAGCTAAGAAAAAATGAATGTTTGTCCAACCTCAAATTCTATCTACAACATTTCATTGGATTTACAAAATCCAAGAGAAAATATTAATATGACGACGTTTTAAAACGTTAATAAAATTAGGTTTAATTCAATAAGAAAGTAATGAAGGATACATTAAAACTATAGGATTGtaatagaatattttattgaaactcGTAATCACTTGAATGAATTattgtgatttatatttattttgtacaaatacttttattgtgtcccatttcctgtttttaaaaacatttggatacttttctaccaaatttaaaacttccatTTTTTTTGGCGGAATTTTCTTCTTAATATGACGTGCAAAGAATTTTTGCGTAAGttctttttcctcttttgtcCATGGAACTAAAATACGTTTACCTTTCTCCTGTATTCTATTTTGTGACGGGATGTTTACTTCATTTTGTTGAAGAATAGGTTGATTAGTATTTTCTTCGTCACTATCAGCTTCTTCTGCGTCTTCCAATATCTCGTTATCGACTTCAATCTCATTTAAATTTCGATTTTTATATTGGTCAATATTAGTGTTTTGAGCGAGCAATgatattttggaaacttttgcGGTTTGGTAAATGTCTGACGGGAGACGATACCACTCATCATGAGTTTTTGAGGTATGCCCCATAAATTTTGCTAGTTGTTCTAGTTCACCCttttccatttttaaaatttgtattattgttgCTAAGTGTTTTCTGAGGCGAGTTGACGTGAGGGTAGTGATTTTGTTTGCATCATTCAACACCTTAGAAGCATGATATCCACTGATGCAGTTAATAGTATTCGGTATGCCAAATAGGTATTCGTTGTAAGAGGTAAAAAAATTATTCCTATATTTAATTAAAGTGTCAACTCCACTTTTGGTCAATTTGTCAAACAGAACAGGTACGCCTCTACCTCTCTTACCTCTTATTACTATGCGTTTTAAAGAGTGAACTAAAATTTTCTCGGTTTCTGTTAGGACTTTCTCAAACTCTTTAGAAGATTGAGAATcatgatgttttaaataaatatctaaaggTAATCTCTGCAGCTCCCCTACTCGCCTCTTATTAAAAAGTAGTAAGCTGCAATATGTACCTTCGAGCAGACATTTGTACGCTTGTGTGTTATTCACATTTTCATCCAGGTGAGTTATTGAAGATGTTATAAGCTCATCCAGATAAGTCttcattttctgaaaaaaatatgaaatggaTATTAGTATTAGTAATTTATATTCGTACATAAACTGTTATTAGTATTCTAGGTGCGTTatctacagggtgagtttttagtgtgaGATTGGTCGATAACTCCGTTAGAgtacaagatatccaaaaaaagtttttaagaaaaattgtagGCAATGATATGCTCCTTGCTTTGAAAATATGCCCAATTCTACAGGGTGGTTCATAACTGCGTGGTAAagcaaaaatacatttttttaaatgggataccctgtatatattCTCATATGTACATTTCTCTTATAATCCCTGTTCTTAAAATATAGGGTTCTATATTACTATACAGAGCATTTAACGAGTTATGGCCATTTTAATTTCGAAATCTCTATGAACTAAAATGTCACAAATACACTAAAAAAAGATATGTAAAACGAAAGAAATATTTAGACATACTCACAATCGTTTATTTAACTATGGACGACCGGTTTCGACCACTAAAATTTACTGGTCATCATCAGGTCTCCGATATTGGAGAGTATATAACTGTATTATAGAACGATCAACTTAAGGGTAGGATCATGAGGAGTAGATATTTGGGAAATGTACTATCCCAAATATCTACTCCTCGAGATCTTACCCTAAAGTTGATCGTTCTATAATACAGTTATCACCCAATAGTTTGAACCAAGTAACACAAATGAAATTTTTACTACACGATAGTTTCCATAGCTTGTACCGGCATATAAGTATATTAGATAACCCTCAAACCATATTTAGGTTAGATTGGCATCTTACTTATTAGACCTCATAAAGCTTTTGTTGTCCTGATTTGTTGTTGATTTTTTAGCATTTTAATTAACTGTACCGGAGACCTGATGATGACCAGTAAAGTGTATTGGTCGAAACCGGTCGTCCATAGTTAAATAAacgattgtgagtaagtctaaacatttttttcattttacgtacattttgaaatggactcacaagTGCAACCGATTCATAATTTGAATATACAATgaatttatcaatttttaaattagtgTGCTAATGACAGTATTCTGAACAAAGAATTTTTCAGTAAAACATTCATAATGATATAGCAAAACAACAGGTAGGCTTTGAAAGAATGACAGTTGTTATACAGTCTACTTACAGCAATATCCTCAGCCATGGGAATCAGGGTCGGTTTATTAAATCGATTGATTTGAATATTCTGTCCAGCTTCAGTCGATATT containing:
- the LOC140437898 gene encoding uncharacterized protein codes for the protein MLPCIHCKGYYAKKSLRRHIRRCYFNEKNATGKVRHQSEAQNLMATNFGSTDPLRTSGVLNSLAADDISLVAKKDKLICDVGRKYVKSHKDRHLIQVAKRQMRRLARLLIQSRKIENNSNLTLFFLLHPSKFKTIVSATRSIANYNTESKCFQSPSLALQMGTLIKKAISSAYSMEVQRDVDSANIKSLDVMKKLIDDQWALEISTEAGQNIQINRFNKPTLIPMAEDIAKMKTYLDELITSSITHLDENVNNTQAYKCLLEGTYCSLLLFNKRRVGELQRLPLDIYLKHHDSQSSKEFEKVLTETEKILVHSLKRIVIRGKRGRGVPVLFDKLTKSGVDTLIKYRNNFFTSYNEYLFGIPNTINCISGYHASKVLNDANKITTLTSTRLRKHLATIIQILKMEKGELEQLAKFMGHTSKTHDEWYRLPSDIYQTAKVSKISLLAQNTNIDQYKNRNLNEIEVDNEILEDAEEADSDEENTNQPILQQNEVNIPSQNRIQEKAKSGGKGKNNCIVEIVDLANQLPTELPINDEDINEWTMQDQQMELTDDEIADIVINPHNVTEDHTGEIIEKISHSE